A region of candidate division KSB1 bacterium DNA encodes the following proteins:
- a CDS encoding C-terminal binding protein: protein MEAKLQRTWRVVVTDYIEQDLDWERAHLAHWREIEFEAFQLKQAPEAEIIPAVKDADILVVNMMPLPRRIIQALDRCRLVIRHGVGYDNIDVAALTERGILFINVPDYCVEEVAEQTVMLLLNCARRFALQQQAMQQSVASGEWQFKAVTPIYCLSGKTLGIVGCGRIGSMVFRITKGFQMRYLICDPYLTPERKAELGITTVPLAETLKGADFLTIHTPLTAETHHLIGQAELRLMKPSAFLINTARGGIVDEAALIRACQEGWIAGAAIDVYEHREPPQPDSPLLKIKNIYFTPHLAWYSVESEWRIREKIIENIVRMVSGQLPYNIVNPEVLNKVPS from the coding sequence ATGGAAGCAAAGCTTCAGCGAACCTGGCGGGTGGTGGTGACCGATTATATCGAGCAAGATCTCGATTGGGAGCGCGCGCATTTGGCTCATTGGCGCGAGATCGAGTTTGAAGCTTTTCAATTGAAACAAGCGCCCGAGGCGGAAATTATCCCAGCCGTCAAGGATGCAGACATTCTCGTGGTGAATATGATGCCGCTCCCTCGCCGCATCATTCAGGCGCTCGATCGTTGTCGCCTGGTCATCCGTCATGGTGTCGGTTACGATAATATCGACGTGGCTGCATTGACCGAACGCGGTATTCTGTTCATCAATGTTCCAGATTATTGCGTCGAAGAAGTGGCTGAACAAACGGTGATGCTGCTTTTGAATTGTGCCAGAAGGTTCGCTTTGCAACAACAGGCCATGCAACAATCGGTCGCGAGCGGAGAGTGGCAATTCAAAGCCGTGACGCCCATCTACTGCCTGAGCGGCAAAACTTTGGGCATTGTGGGCTGCGGCAGAATTGGCAGCATGGTTTTTCGGATAACCAAAGGGTTTCAGATGAGGTATCTGATCTGCGATCCTTATCTGACCCCAGAACGCAAGGCAGAATTAGGGATTACTACGGTTCCTCTGGCCGAGACCTTAAAAGGTGCGGACTTCCTCACCATCCACACACCGCTTACAGCAGAGACTCACCATCTGATCGGTCAAGCCGAATTACGCCTGATGAAGCCATCAGCATTTCTCATCAATACCGCGCGCGGCGGCATCGTGGATGAAGCCGCGCTGATTCGCGCCTGCCAGGAAGGATGGATCGCTGGCGCTGCCATCGATGTCTATGAACATCGCGAGCCGCCCCAGCCTGATTCTCCTTTGCTCAAAATCAAGAATATCTATTTCACCCCTCACCTGGCATGGTATTCGGTCGAATCAGAATGGCGCATCCGAGAAAAAATTATTGAGAACATCGTTCGAATGGTATCTGGCCAGTTGCCCTACAATATTGTGAATCCCGAAGTTTTAAATAAAGTACCAAGTTAA
- a CDS encoding MerR family transcriptional regulator: MKSNSIKKLYYSISEVSKITGLKQYVLRFWETEFEQLKPAKNRAGNRIYRLSEIKLIFLIKKLLYEDKYTIEGARQKLKTLMPIKPSQLDMPFPENQNDVIRSLKQDLQELLDILDDKK; this comes from the coding sequence ATGAAATCAAACTCAATAAAGAAGCTTTATTATTCGATCAGCGAAGTCAGTAAAATTACCGGGCTGAAGCAATATGTGCTGCGCTTTTGGGAGACGGAGTTCGAACAATTGAAGCCAGCAAAGAACCGGGCTGGCAACCGCATTTATCGGTTGAGCGAAATCAAGCTGATTTTTCTGATCAAAAAATTGTTGTATGAAGATAAGTACACCATAGAAGGGGCTCGTCAGAAATTAAAAACGCTGATGCCCATCAAACCATCTCAGTTGGATATGCCGTTTCCAGAAAACCAAAATGACGTGATTCGTTCTTTAAAACAAGATCTTCAAGAGCTTCTGGACATTCTGGATGATAAGAAATAG
- the hisC gene encoding histidinol-phosphate transaminase, whose amino-acid sequence MPLVPSHIETLEPYQPGRSIAEIQREFGVKKVIKLASNENPMGPSPKAVEAMIESLKEIHRYPNPACYDLRRALAERFDVTVDNVITGHGSEGIMSVILRTFMLDDEEALTSEGTFIGFRVLAHSRGIRLKTVPLKDYRFDLTAIADSITEKTKIIYLANPNNPTGTIFTVREFLQFIARVPSQVLIIIDEAYFEFAQHDPIYPDSMKYRLDNVITLRTFSKAYGLAGIRIGYGFAHDHLIKNLMKVKLPFEPSIPAQAAGLAALEDNEFMEAYVKLSRRGLEFFYDLFDRLGIRYLKSHANFVTILLDSEQQVEKLNHRLLCHGIIVRPLKAFGIPNGIRITAGLESENRFFAKVLKRIL is encoded by the coding sequence ATGCCATTAGTTCCCAGCCATATTGAAACATTAGAGCCTTATCAGCCAGGACGGTCCATTGCCGAGATTCAGCGGGAATTCGGCGTTAAAAAGGTGATTAAACTGGCGTCGAACGAGAATCCCATGGGGCCGTCGCCCAAAGCCGTGGAGGCGATGATCGAAAGCTTGAAAGAAATCCATCGTTATCCCAACCCAGCATGTTACGACTTGCGCCGCGCTTTGGCCGAACGCTTTGATGTGACGGTGGATAATGTCATCACCGGGCATGGGTCTGAGGGCATCATGTCCGTCATCCTCCGCACCTTTATGCTGGATGATGAAGAGGCATTGACATCGGAAGGGACATTTATCGGCTTTCGGGTATTGGCGCACTCCCGAGGAATCAGGTTAAAGACTGTTCCATTGAAAGATTATCGCTTCGATTTAACGGCCATCGCCGACTCGATAACCGAGAAAACCAAAATCATCTATCTGGCAAATCCCAATAATCCCACCGGGACCATTTTCACTGTAAGAGAATTTTTGCAGTTTATCGCCAGAGTTCCCTCCCAAGTGCTGATCATCATCGATGAAGCCTATTTTGAGTTTGCCCAACATGATCCCATCTATCCAGATTCGATGAAATATCGACTTGATAATGTCATCACGCTGCGGACGTTCTCCAAGGCGTACGGACTGGCTGGCATTCGAATTGGTTATGGTTTTGCCCATGATCATCTGATCAAGAATTTGATGAAAGTGAAACTGCCATTTGAACCAAGCATCCCTGCCCAAGCAGCCGGCCTCGCTGCCCTGGAAGATAATGAGTTCATGGAAGCGTATGTGAAATTGAGCCGCCGAGGGCTAGAATTCTTTTATGATTTATTCGACCGTTTGGGGATTCGATATTTAAAATCTCATGCCAATTTTGTGACCATTCTATTGGACTCTGAACAGCAGGTAGAAAAATTGAATCACCGGCTCTTATGCCATGGCATCATCGTCCGTCCCCTCAAGGCGTTCGGAATTCCCAATGGGATTCGAATTACTGCGGGACTTGAGTCGGAAAATCGGTTTTTTGCTAAAGTGTTGAAGCGAATTTTGTAA